The Pseudophryne corroboree isolate aPseCor3 chromosome 2, aPseCor3.hap2, whole genome shotgun sequence genome has a segment encoding these proteins:
- the LOC135050994 gene encoding E3 SUMO-protein ligase KIAA1586-like, translated as MSNKKRTNSSKPGIMFYFHHQPKKGKTDIPLQTQNLALDNEIVTIDCEEVVAETSAESHDKSTDEKQYPAVWSKEQFDEFKKKHEWLFASRGKLGCTICAEVSNLKIHAARGINIASQWAECNILPFGKTKETELTSLRKKIYIHKNSAAHAEAEKILETARKDILLNINGRSQEAAFEITSRVFRTAYYIAKMNRPFTDHESLIDLQKVNGVQIGRLLHSRMVCGDIIEHISAEMRKKIVSQIITKKTKITILVDEATTLSRKSTLVIFLKSSVDGVMNPVAFPLDLIELENASAESIKQEIMKCLFHHGFTFEVLTEIFVSFCSDGANVMLGVKAGVGKLLQGDFPKLILWHCMNHRLELAVDQALDVTGGTNDFRSFLDTLYTLYSQSPKNVRELSAQANELHVLLKKIGRVFNVRWVASSWRAVNAVWQTYPALAAHFQKASQDQSRDRREQVKFQGLHSKLCSVNFVKNMSIMLDVLTELKNLSELLQDRKMTIPKADNHIKMYVRRIESLKRIPGFHSEQTQNAEEGIMFKNTKLTGIGKSPKIKSSQFIQAVVDNMRCKLFTTTANKATESVAKGRETAYHTLIDSISVLNPESWQTDADNPLFGDQEIRTLCEMLNVSYHETHLGFVEYKCCAGRIVPEKLKKLILAVDTLAASNADCERGFSVMNNIITDKRTALTTRHVSDLLFISIVGPPFTEWNPDTYVKSWLGKGRRAAQSCKGMARQEQARQQDQAYYKQLWKCL; from the exons ATGTCTAATAAAAAGCGAACAAATAGTTCAAAGCCAGGAATAATGTTCTACTTTCACCACCAACCAAAGAAAGGAAAAACTGACATTCCACTTCAAACACA GAACTTAGCACTGGACAATGAAATAGTAACTATTGACTGTGAGGAAGTTGTTGCTGAGACATCAGCTGAATCACACGATAAGTCTACAGATGAAAAGCAATATCCAGCTGTGTGGTCAAAAGAACAATTTGACGAATTCAAAAAGAAACATGAGTGGCTATTTGCGTCTAGGGGAAAACTCGGCTGTACAATCTGTGCAGAAGTTTCTAACTTAAAGATTCACGCTGCTCGAGGCATAAATATTGCTTCTCAGTGGGCAGAATGTAACATTTTACCTTTTGGTAAAACTAAGGAAACAGAGCTCACATCTCTTCGCAAAAAAATTTATATACACAAAAATAGCGCTGCTCATGCAGAAGCAGAAAAAATTCTAGAAACTGCTAGAAAAGATATTCTGCTAAACATAAATGGAAGAAGTCAAGAAGCTGCTTTTGAAATCACTAGCCGTGTATTCAGAACAGCTTACTACATTGCTAAAATGAATCGCCCATTTACTGACCATGAGAGCTTGATTGACCTGCAAAAAGTGAATGGAGTTCAGATTGGGCGTTTGCTTCATAGTAGAATGGTCTGCGGAGACATTATAGAACACATTTCGGCTGAAATGAGGAAAAAGATTGTCTCACAAATTATAACAAAAAAAACTAAGATCACTATATTAGTTGATGAAGCTACTACACTTTCTAGAAAATCAACtcttgttatttttttaaaatcaAGTGTTGATGGTGTCATGAATCCAGTAGCATTTCCTTTGGATTTGATAGAGTTAGAAAATGCCTCAGCTGAGAGCATAAAACAGGAAATAATGAAATGTTTATTCCATCATGGTTTTACTTTTGAAGTATTGACAGAGATCTTTGTCAGTTTTTGTAGTGATGGCGCAAATGTCATGCTTGGCGTAAAAGCTGGTGTTGGAAAACTCTTACAAGGAGACTTTCCCAAACTAATTCTCTGGCATTGCATGAATCACAGGCTTGAACTGGCTGTGGATCAAGCACTAGATGTGACTGGAGGTACAAATGACTTCAGGTCATTTttagacaccttatacacactttacagTCAGTCACCAAAAAATGTACGTGAGCTTAGTGCACAGGCTAATGAGCTGCATGTCTTGCTTAAAAAAATTGGCAGAGTTTTCAACGTAAGATGGGTAGCTTCATCGTGGAGAGCAGTGAATGCAGTCTGGCAGACGTATCCTGCATTAGCTGCACATTTTCAAAAAGCCTCACAAGATCAATCAAGGGATAGAAGGGAGCAAGTGAAATTCCAAGGTCTACATTCAAAACTGTGCTCAGTCAACTTTGTAAAAAATATGTCAATTATGTTAGATGTTCTGACTGAGCTCAAAAATTTATCAGAACTCTTACAAGACAGAAAAATGACCATTCCAAAGGCAGACAACCACATAAAAATGTATGTGCGGAGAATTGAAAGCCTAAAGAGAATACCAGGATTTCACAGTGAACAGACACAGAATGCAGAAGAGGGAATTATGTTCAAAAATACAAAGTTGACAGGCATTGGGAAAAGTCCCAAGATCAAATCCTCTCAATTCATTCAGGCTGTTGTTGACAACATGAGGTGCAAATTATTTACCACCACTGCTAATAAAGCAACAGAAAGCGTAGCAAAAGGTAGGGAAACTGCTTACCACACCCTGATTGACAGCATATCTGTTCTGAATCCTGAATCTTGGCAAACTGATGCTGATAATCCACTTTTTGGAGACCAAGAGATTCGTACACTATGTGAAATGCTGAATGTCAGTTACCATGAAACACACCTGGGATTTGTGGAATATAAATGCTGCGCAGGACGGATTGTTCCCGAAAAATTAAAGAAATTAATTCTTGCAGTAGATACTCTTGCAGCAAGCAATGCTGACTGTGAGCGAGGCTTTAGTGTTATGAACAACATAATTACAGATAAGCGGACTGCACTGACCACTCGACATGTGTCGGACTTACTTTTTATTTCAATTGTTGGTCCTCCCTTCACTGAGTGGAATCCGGACACATATGTAAAATCGTGGCTGGGCAAGGGACGTCGGGCAGCCCAATCCTGTAAAGGCATGGCAAGACAGGAGCAAGCAAGGCAACAGGATCAGGCCTACTATAAGCAGCTGTGGAAGTGCCTTTAA